The proteins below are encoded in one region of Rhododendron vialii isolate Sample 1 chromosome 7a, ASM3025357v1:
- the LOC131333646 gene encoding probable tRNA N6-adenosine threonylcarbamoyltransferase, mitochondrial isoform X2, protein MVSLVPTIGSTISRLPFLPKPSIYFSFRALRTSKLPYRELTPTPSPLSSSSAVHSMSNSDSPKPIAENPSNLSDNLVILGIETSCDDTAAAVVRSNGEILSQVVSSQADLLARYGGVAPKMAEEAHAQVIDKVVQEALDKANVKELDLSAVAVTIGPGLSLCLRVGVQKARKIAGSFNLPMVGVHHMEAHALVARLTEQELQFPFMALLISGGHNLLILARDLGQYVQLGTTIDDAIGEAYDKTAKWLGLDLRRSGGPAVEELAREGDAESVKFSVPMKQHKDCNFSYAGLKTQVRLAIESRNVTEIPISSASSEDRSSRADIAASFQRVAVLHLEERCERAVEWALKIEPSIKYLVVSGGVASNQYVRARLNQVVKKKGLELVCPPPSLCTDNGVMIAWTGIEHFRVGRFDPPPPADEAEDNILDLRPRWPLGEEYAEGKSEARSLKTARIHPSLTSMIQASLQQQS, encoded by the exons ATGGTGTCGTTGGTACCGACTATTGGGTCCACGATTTCCCGCCTACCCTTTCTGCCCAAACCCTCGATCTACTTTTCCTTCAGAGCCCTCAGAACATCAAAACTGCCCTACAGAGAACTTACCCCCACACCATCTCCACTCAGTTCCTCATCGGCCGTACACTCGATGTCGAACTCGGATTCCCCAAAACCCATCGCCGAAAACCCATCAAACTTATCCgataatttggtcattttgggCATTGAGACGAGCTGCGACGacactgctgctgctgtt GTTCGAAGTAATGGGGAAATTCTCAGCCAAGTTGTGTCGTCTCAG GCAGATTTGCTTGCTCGATATGGAGGAGTTGCGCCTAAAATGGCCGAAGAAGCACATGCACAAGTGATTGATAAG GTAGTACAGGAAGCACTTGATAAAGCTAATGTAAAGGAGCTGGATCTTTCTGCTGTTGCCGTCACAATTGGACCTGGTTTAAGCCTTTGTCTACGTG TTGGTGTGCAGAAGGCTCGAAAAATTGCTGGTTCTTTCAACTTACCAATGGTTGGTGTCCATCACATGGAAGCTCATGCTTTAGTAGCCAG GTTAACGGAACAAGAGTTGCAATTTCCTTTTATGGCCCTGCTTATCTCAG GAGGACACAATCTTCTAATTCTTGCACGCGATCTCGGCCAATATGTTCAGCTTGGGACAACGATAGATGATGCAATCGGTGAGGCATATGACAAGACAGCAAAATGGCTTGGTCTTGATTTGAGGAGGAGTGGAGGGCCTGCTGTAGAAGAGCTTGCTCGAGAAGGTGATGCCGAATCAGTAAAATTCTCT GTTCCAATGAAACAACATAAAGATTGCAACTTCTCATATGCTGGCCTGAAGACTCAAGTGAGGCTGGCAATTGAATCCAGAAATGT TACTGAAATTCCCATTTCTTCAGCAAGTAGTGAAGACAGAAGTTCACGAGCTGATATTGCCGCCTCTTTCCAG CGAGTTGCAGTGTTACATCTGGAGGAAAGGTGTGAACGAGCGGTTGAATGGGCATTGAAGATTGAGCCCTCCATTAAATATTTG GTAGTCTCTGGAGGTGTTGCATCAAACCAGTATGTGAGGGCTCGACTCAATCAGGTTGTCAAGAAGAAGGGGCTGGAACTTGTGTGCCCTCCTCCTAGCCTTTGTACTGACAATG GTGTAATGATTGCTTGGACGGGTATTGAGCATTTCCGTGTGGGAAGGTTTGATCCACCACCTCCAGCTGATGAAGCTGAAGATAACATA CTTGATTTGAGACCAAGATGGCCACTTGGAGAGGAATATGCTGAAGGTAAAAGTGAAGCTCGGTCGCTGAAAACGGCCCGGATTCATCCATCTCTTACATCTATGATCCAAGCATCTCTGCAACAACAATCATAG
- the LOC131334412 gene encoding transketolase, chloroplastic, with amino-acid sequence MASSSSLTLSQAILSRSTTHASNPLPSFSLPTYSALKSSTNPTTPSLYLSARAAPRLTTRRRTIRASAVVETLDKTTDTALVDKSVNTIRFLAIDAVEKANSGHPGLPMGCAPMGHILYDEVMRYNPKNPYWFNRDRFVLSAGHGCMLQYALLHLAGYDSVKEEDLKNFRQWGSRTPGHPENFETPGCEVTTGPLGQGIANAVGLALAEKHLAARFNKPDSEIVDHYTYVILGDGCQMEGISNEVCSLAGHWGLGKLIAFYDDNHISIDGDTEIAFTENVDTRFEGLGWHVIWVKNGNTGYDEIRAAIKEAKSVKDKPTLIKVTTTIGYGSPNKANSYSVHGSALGAKEVDATRKNLGWPFEPFHVPEDVKKHWSRHVPDGAALEAEWNAKFAEYEKKYKEEAAEFKSIFTGELPAGWEKALPTYAPESPADATRNLSQQCLNALAKVLPGFLGGSADLASSNMTLLKMYGDFQKATPEERNLRFGVREHGMGAICNGIALHSPGIIPYCATFFVFTDYMRAAMRISALCEAGVIYVMTHDSIGLGEDGPTHQPIEHLASFRAMPNIMMLRPADGNETAGSYKVAVDNRKRPSVLALSRQKLPHLPGTSIEGVEKGGYTISDNSSGNKPDVILIGTGSELEIAAKAADELRKEGKAVRVVSFVCWELFEEQSDAYKESVLPAAVSARVSIEAGSTFGWAKIVGSGGKSIGIDKFGASAPAGKIYKEYGITAEAVIAAAKSLC; translated from the exons ATGGCCTCATCTTCCTCTCTCACCTTATCCCAAGCCATCCTATCCCGGTCCACCACCCATGCCTCCAACCCACTCCCATCTTTCTCCCTTCCCACCTACTCCGCCCTCAAATCCTCCACCAACCCCACAACACCCTCCCTCTACCTCTCCGCACGCGCCGCCCCACGCCTGACCACGCGCCGCCGCACCATCCGGGCCTCCGCCGTTGTTGAGACCCTCGACAAGACCACCGACACCGCCCTCGTCGACAAATCCGTCAACACCATCCGGTTCCTGGCCATCGACGCCGTCGAGAAGGCCAATTCGGGTCACCCGGGCCTGCCCATGGGCTGTGCTCCGATGGGTCATATACTGTACGACGAGGTCATGAGGTATAACCCCAAGAACCCGTATTGGTTCAACCGGGACCGGTTTGTTCTGTCGGCTGGACACGGGTGTATGCTTCAATACGCCTTGCTTCACCTCGCTGGATACGATAGTGTCAAG GAAGAAGACTTGAAAAATTTCCGCCAGTGGGGAAGCAGAACCCCTGGTCACCCAGAGAACTTTGAGACCCCTGGTTGTGAAGTCACTACTG GTCCTCTTGGTCAGGGTATTGCCAATGCTGTTGGTCTGGCCCTCGCAGAGAAGCATTTGGCTGCTCGTTTTAACAAACCAGACAGTGAGATTGTCGATCACTACAC ATATGTGATATTGGGGGATGGTTGTCAAATGGAGGGGATTTCAAATGAAGTTTGTTCCCTTGCGGGTCATTGGGGACTTGGGAAGCTTATTGCTTTCTATGATGATAACCATATCTCCATTGATGGTGACACTGAGATTGCTTTTACTGAGAATGTCGACACTCGTTTTGAGGGTCTTGGGTGGCATGTTATCTGGGTGAAGAATGGGAACACAGGTTATGATGAAATTCGTGCTGCAATCAAGGAAGCAAAGTCTGTCAAAGACAAACCAACTTTGATCAAG GTAACTACTACAATTGGTTATGGCTCTCCTAACAAGGCGAATTCATATAGTGTACATGGGAGCGCACTGGGTGCCAAGGAAGTTGATGCCACAAGGAAGAACCTTGGTTGGCCATTTGAACCTTTCCATGTGCCCGAGGATGTGAAAaa GCACTGGAGCCGCCATGTCCCTGATGGTGCTGCTCTTGAAGCTGAGTGGAACGCCAAATTTGCAGAATATGAAAAGAAATATAAGGAGGAAGCTGCAGAGTTCAAGTCTATTTTCACCGGTGAACTACCAGCTGGTTGGGAGAAAGCTCTCCCG ACGTACGCTCCAGAGAGCCCAGCTGATGCCACCAGAAACCTCTCTCAACAATGCCTCAATGCCCTTGCAAAGGTTCTCCCTGGATTCCTCGGTGGCAGTGCTGATCTTGCTTCCTCGAACATGACCCTATTGAAAATGTATGGAGATTTCCAAAAGGCCACACCAGAAGAACGTAACCTCAGGTTTGGTGTCCGCGAACATGGGATGGGGGCCATATGCAATGGGATTGCCCTCCACAGCCCTGGCATCATACCTTACTGTGCAACATTCTTTGTTTTCACCGATTACATGAGAGCAGCCATGAGGATTTCTGCCTTATGTGAAGCTGGCGTCATCTACGTTATGACTCATGATTCGATCGGGCTTGGGGAGGATGGGCCTACGCATCAGCCCATTGAGCACTTGGCGAGTTTCCGAGCAATGCCCAATATTATGATGCTCCGACCCGCCGACGGTAACGAAACAGCCGGGTCCTACAAGGTCGCGGTTGACAATAGGAAGCGGCCGTCGGTCCTTGCCCTGTCTCGACAAAAGCTGCCCCACCTGCCCGGAACTTCCATTGAAGGAGTGGAGAAAGGTGGGTATACTATATCGGACAATTCTTCGGGGAACAAGCCAGATGTCATCTTGATTGGAACTGGTTCTGAGTTGGAAATTGCTGCTAAGGCAGCAGATGAACTCAGAAAGGAAGGGAAGGCTGTGAGAGTTGTGTCCTTTGTTTGCTGGGAGCTGTTTGAGGAACAATCTGATGCCTATAAGGAAAGTGTCCTACCGGCAGCTGTATCAGCTAGGGTTAGCATTGAAGCGGGATCTACATTTGGGTGGGCAAAGATTGTCGGAAGCGGAGGGAAGTCAATAGGGATTGACAAATTCGGGGCGAGTGCTCCTGCAGGAAAAATATACAAGGAGTATGGCATTACAGCAGAGGCTGTTATTGCAGCAGCTAAATCACTTTGCTAG
- the LOC131333646 gene encoding probable tRNA N6-adenosine threonylcarbamoyltransferase, mitochondrial isoform X1 yields MVSLVPTIGSTISRLPFLPKPSIYFSFRALRTSKLPYRELTPTPSPLSSSSAVHSMSNSDSPKPIAENPSNLSDNLVILGIETSCDDTAAAVVRSNGEILSQVVSSQADLLARYGGVAPKMAEEAHAQVIDKVVQEALDKANVKELDLSAVAVTIGPGLSLCLRVGVQKARKIAGSFNLPMVGVHHMEAHALVARLTEQELQFPFMALLISGGHNLLILARDLGQYVQLGTTIDDAIGEAYDKTAKWLGLDLRRSGGPAVEELAREGDAESVKFSVPMKQHKDCNFSYAGLKTQVRLAIESRNVSTEIPISSASSEDRSSRADIAASFQRVAVLHLEERCERAVEWALKIEPSIKYLVVSGGVASNQYVRARLNQVVKKKGLELVCPPPSLCTDNGVMIAWTGIEHFRVGRFDPPPPADEAEDNILDLRPRWPLGEEYAEGKSEARSLKTARIHPSLTSMIQASLQQQS; encoded by the exons ATGGTGTCGTTGGTACCGACTATTGGGTCCACGATTTCCCGCCTACCCTTTCTGCCCAAACCCTCGATCTACTTTTCCTTCAGAGCCCTCAGAACATCAAAACTGCCCTACAGAGAACTTACCCCCACACCATCTCCACTCAGTTCCTCATCGGCCGTACACTCGATGTCGAACTCGGATTCCCCAAAACCCATCGCCGAAAACCCATCAAACTTATCCgataatttggtcattttgggCATTGAGACGAGCTGCGACGacactgctgctgctgtt GTTCGAAGTAATGGGGAAATTCTCAGCCAAGTTGTGTCGTCTCAG GCAGATTTGCTTGCTCGATATGGAGGAGTTGCGCCTAAAATGGCCGAAGAAGCACATGCACAAGTGATTGATAAG GTAGTACAGGAAGCACTTGATAAAGCTAATGTAAAGGAGCTGGATCTTTCTGCTGTTGCCGTCACAATTGGACCTGGTTTAAGCCTTTGTCTACGTG TTGGTGTGCAGAAGGCTCGAAAAATTGCTGGTTCTTTCAACTTACCAATGGTTGGTGTCCATCACATGGAAGCTCATGCTTTAGTAGCCAG GTTAACGGAACAAGAGTTGCAATTTCCTTTTATGGCCCTGCTTATCTCAG GAGGACACAATCTTCTAATTCTTGCACGCGATCTCGGCCAATATGTTCAGCTTGGGACAACGATAGATGATGCAATCGGTGAGGCATATGACAAGACAGCAAAATGGCTTGGTCTTGATTTGAGGAGGAGTGGAGGGCCTGCTGTAGAAGAGCTTGCTCGAGAAGGTGATGCCGAATCAGTAAAATTCTCT GTTCCAATGAAACAACATAAAGATTGCAACTTCTCATATGCTGGCCTGAAGACTCAAGTGAGGCTGGCAATTGAATCCAGAAATGT CAGTACTGAAATTCCCATTTCTTCAGCAAGTAGTGAAGACAGAAGTTCACGAGCTGATATTGCCGCCTCTTTCCAG CGAGTTGCAGTGTTACATCTGGAGGAAAGGTGTGAACGAGCGGTTGAATGGGCATTGAAGATTGAGCCCTCCATTAAATATTTG GTAGTCTCTGGAGGTGTTGCATCAAACCAGTATGTGAGGGCTCGACTCAATCAGGTTGTCAAGAAGAAGGGGCTGGAACTTGTGTGCCCTCCTCCTAGCCTTTGTACTGACAATG GTGTAATGATTGCTTGGACGGGTATTGAGCATTTCCGTGTGGGAAGGTTTGATCCACCACCTCCAGCTGATGAAGCTGAAGATAACATA CTTGATTTGAGACCAAGATGGCCACTTGGAGAGGAATATGCTGAAGGTAAAAGTGAAGCTCGGTCGCTGAAAACGGCCCGGATTCATCCATCTCTTACATCTATGATCCAAGCATCTCTGCAACAACAATCATAG
- the LOC131333066 gene encoding DNA repair protein RAD51 homolog 3, which yields MEICRLPVSATQRGKLISAGYTSLSSLSSVSPFDLARDLQTSENEASEILKAASQSGRLDRTDGSHAIIAGAQTAWDMLHEEDLSRRITTSCADLDKILGGGIACKEVTEIGGVPGIGKTQLGIQLAVNVQIPVDFGGLGGKAIYIDTEGSFMVERALQIAEACVEDMSEYQEFVRKNFQLSQVQVQPKDFLKNIFYFRICSYTEQIAVINYLEKFISEHSDVKVVIIDSVTFHFRQDFEDMALRTRLLSGMALKLMKLANKYSLAVVLLNQVTTKYSDGSFHLTLALGDSWSHACTNRVILYWNGNERYAYIDKSPSLRSASAPYSVTGKGIRDSASKCKRIKIM from the exons atgGAGATTTGTAGACTACCAGTATCAGCAACACAGCGAGGGAAGCTGATCTCGGCCGGATACACTTCTCTTTCTTCACTCTCCTCCGTATCCCCCTTCGACCTCGCTCGAG ATCTGCAGACTTCGGAGAATGAAGCTTCTGAAATTCTGAAGGCTGCATCACAATCTGGTAGATTGGACAGAACTGATGGAAGTCATGCTATTATTGCTG GTGCCCAGACTGCCTGGGACATGCTCCATGAGGAGGATTTGTCTAGACGCATTACTACATCATGTGCAGATTTGGATAAAATCCTGGGTGGAGGAATAGCTTGCAAAGAAGTAACTGAAATTG GTGGAGTACCAGGCATTGGTAAAACACAATTGGG GATTCAACTTGCTGTGAACGTTCAAATTCCAGTTGATTTTGGTGGCCTGGGAGGCAAGGCAATTTATATCG ACACAGAAGGTAGCTTTATGGTGGAACGTGCTTTACAAATTGCTGAAGCCTGTGTGGAGGATATGTCGGAGTATCAGGAGTTTGTACGGAAAAATTTCCAACTCAGTCAAGTTCAAGTGCAGCCCAAGGATTTCCTAAAGAATATATTCTACTTCCGGATCTGCAGTTACACAGAACAAATTGCTGTGATAAATTATTTAGAAAAATTCATCTCAGAGCATAGTGAT GTTAAGGTGGTCATTATTGACAGTGTAACTTTCCACTTCCGTCAAGATTTTGAAGACATGGCACTTAGAACAAGATTACTCAGTGGAATGGCCTTAAAGTTGATGAAACTTGCTAATAAGTACAGTTTGGCG GTTGTTCTCTTGAATCAGGTGACTACCAAGTATTCAGATGGTTCATTCCATTTGACCCTTGCACTAG GTGATAGTTGGTCGCATGCTTGCACTAATCGGGTCATTTTGTACTGGAACGGAAATGAAAGATATGCGTATATTGACAAGTCTCCCTCTCTTCGTTCAGCATCAGCACCATATTCTGTGACAGGAAAAGGGATCCGGGATTCAGCTTCAAAatgcaaaagaataaaaatcATGTAA